A region of Pseudoxanthomonas sp. CF385 DNA encodes the following proteins:
- the ugpC gene encoding sn-glycerol-3-phosphate ABC transporter ATP-binding protein UgpC, with translation MASVQLDRVRKVYDNGQVAVHGASFEIADGELMVLVGPSGCGKSTLLRMIAGLEDITDGNLLIGGRRVNDMAPKDRDIAMVFQSYALYPHMTVAENLAFGLKLRGVPRADIDRRVNAAAETLGMTHMLGKLPREMSGGQRQRVALGRALVREPSVFLLDEPLSNLDAKLRHSVRTEIGRLHRQLGATMVYVTHDQVEAMTLGQRIVVLKDGEIQQIDTPMALYERPANLFVAGFLGSPAMNIVQGTLRQEDGLRLVLDDGATLPLPSTVVADAWLGRRVAMGLRPEHLQPAGIGKPAFEAQVELIEPVGNEVFVNLSYAGHALVARMPPQHLPEPGHVLRVTVENAVPHFFDPDSGLRLT, from the coding sequence ATGGCCAGTGTCCAACTCGACCGCGTGCGCAAGGTGTACGACAACGGCCAAGTGGCCGTGCACGGGGCCAGTTTCGAGATCGCCGACGGCGAGCTCATGGTGCTGGTGGGGCCGTCCGGCTGCGGCAAGTCCACGCTGCTGCGGATGATTGCCGGCCTGGAGGACATCACCGACGGCAACCTGCTGATCGGCGGTCGCCGGGTCAACGACATGGCGCCCAAGGATCGCGACATCGCGATGGTGTTCCAGAGCTATGCGCTGTACCCGCACATGACGGTGGCGGAGAACCTTGCGTTCGGCCTGAAGTTGCGGGGCGTGCCGCGCGCCGACATCGACCGCCGCGTCAATGCCGCGGCCGAGACGCTGGGCATGACCCACATGCTGGGCAAGCTGCCGCGTGAGATGTCCGGCGGACAACGCCAGCGCGTGGCGTTGGGGCGCGCCCTGGTGCGCGAGCCCTCCGTGTTCCTGTTGGACGAGCCGTTGTCCAACCTCGACGCCAAACTGCGCCATTCCGTGCGCACCGAGATCGGCCGCCTGCATCGCCAGCTCGGCGCGACGATGGTCTATGTGACCCATGACCAGGTCGAGGCGATGACGCTGGGCCAGCGCATCGTGGTGTTGAAGGACGGCGAGATCCAGCAGATCGATACGCCGATGGCGCTGTACGAGCGGCCGGCGAACCTGTTCGTCGCCGGCTTCCTGGGCAGCCCGGCGATGAACATCGTGCAGGGCACGCTGCGGCAGGAAGACGGCCTGCGCCTGGTGCTCGACGACGGCGCAACCCTGCCGCTGCCTTCGACGGTGGTCGCCGATGCCTGGCTCGGCCGGCGGGTGGCGATGGGGCTGCGTCCGGAACACCTGCAGCCGGCGGGCATCGGCAAGCCGGCGTTCGAGGCGCAGGTCGAATTGATCGAGCCGGTGGGCAACGAGGTGTTCGTCAATCTGTCCTACGCCGGCCATGCGCTGGTCGCGCGCATGCCGCCGCAGCATCTACCCGAACCGGGCCATGTGCTGCGGGTGACCGTCGAGAACGCCGTGCCGCATTTCTTCGACCCGGACAGCGGGTTGCGGCTGACATGA
- the glk gene encoding glucokinase has translation MSHADRVLLADIGGTNARFALADPNAVVPLLDDSVREFVVADFPSLADAAQHYLDETGATAQNGVFAVAGRVDGDEARITNHPWVISVNRTRQALGFQGLKLVNDFAAQAMAVSLLTPRDVVAIGGARWAPAPLSVPRTYAVIGPGTGLGVAALVIRDGRAYPLETEGGHVSFPPGTPEEIRILEILSAQFGRVSNERLICGPGLVNLYRALSEIAGEDPGGPLEPKDVTARAAAGDPRCVRTLDVFCAVFGAIAGDLVLTTGAWDGVFLTGGLVPKLLPSLQHSGFRQRFEHKGRFSPAMGRVPTLANVHPRPGLLGAAAYAVELFGPGQPARA, from the coding sequence ATGAGCCACGCTGATCGCGTCCTCCTCGCCGACATCGGCGGCACCAATGCGCGCTTCGCGCTGGCGGATCCGAATGCCGTCGTGCCGTTGCTCGACGACAGCGTGCGCGAGTTCGTGGTGGCCGATTTTCCGTCGCTCGCCGATGCCGCGCAGCACTACCTCGACGAGACCGGCGCCACCGCGCAGAACGGTGTATTCGCCGTCGCCGGCCGCGTCGATGGCGATGAGGCCCGCATCACCAACCACCCGTGGGTCATCTCGGTGAACCGCACGCGCCAGGCGCTCGGTTTCCAGGGCCTGAAGCTGGTCAATGATTTCGCCGCGCAGGCGATGGCGGTGTCGCTGTTGACGCCGCGCGACGTGGTCGCCATCGGCGGTGCGCGCTGGGCGCCGGCACCGTTGTCGGTGCCGCGCACGTACGCCGTCATCGGTCCCGGCACCGGCCTGGGCGTGGCCGCGCTGGTGATCCGCGATGGCCGCGCGTATCCGCTGGAAACCGAAGGCGGACACGTCAGCTTCCCGCCCGGCACGCCGGAAGAAATCCGCATCCTCGAAATCCTGTCCGCGCAGTTCGGCCGCGTGTCGAACGAACGCCTGATCTGTGGCCCCGGCCTGGTCAATCTGTACCGCGCGCTCAGCGAGATCGCGGGCGAGGATCCGGGTGGTCCGCTGGAACCGAAGGACGTCACCGCGCGCGCCGCGGCCGGCGATCCGCGCTGCGTGCGCACGCTGGACGTGTTCTGCGCCGTATTCGGTGCGATCGCGGGCGACCTTGTGCTCACCACCGGCGCCTGGGACGGCGTGTTCCTCACCGGCGGACTGGTGCCCAAGCTGCTGCCTTCGCTGCAGCATTCCGGCTTCCGCCAGCGCTTCGAACACAAAGGCCGATTCTCGCCGGCGATGGGTCGCGTGCCCACGTTGGCGAACGTGCATCCGCGTCCCGGCCTGCTGGGTGCGGCGGCGTACGCGGTGGAACTGTTCGGCCCGGGACAACCCGCGCGCGCCTGA
- the edd gene encoding phosphogluconate dehydratase produces MSLHPRIQEVTERIRQRSAPLRRAYLDGIDAAHRGGPQRERLSCGNLAHAFAACGPTDKGRLRADATPNLGIINAYNDMLSAHQPFEHYPEIIRQVARDLGATAQVAGGVPAMCDGVTQGRPGMELSLFSRDVIAQATAISLSHDMFDSALYLGVCDKIVPGLLIGALAFGHLPAVFVPAGPMTPGIPNKEKAAVRERYAAGQATREELLEAEAASYHAAGTCTFYGTANSNQVLLEAMGLQLPGTSFVNPDQPLRDVLTRAAADRALRITALGDDYRPIGRLIDERAIVNAMAALMATGGSTNHTIHWIAVARSAGVVLTWDDMDVIAQTVPLLARVYPNGEADVNRFAAAGGTQFVFRELLDAGLMHDLPTIVPGGMRAFCDEPRLQDGGLAYAPGIAQSADEDVVRPVARAFEAQGGLRLLRGNLGRSLIKTSAVKPEYRFIEAPAVVVDDPRALNKLHAAGALPQDFVAVVRYQGPRANGMPELHSLAPLLGLLQNQGRRVALVTDGRLSGASGKIPAAIHLTPEAARGGPLAKLREGDILRLDAEAGTLEALVDADEWAARELAPNTTPAGLDLGRNLFAVNRDVVTAADRGGMSISCGLPFHDGTWEYDAEYELGDTALAAEAPHEAKDA; encoded by the coding sequence ATGAGCCTGCACCCCCGCATCCAGGAAGTCACCGAACGCATCCGCCAGCGCAGCGCCCCGTTGCGCCGCGCCTATCTGGACGGCATCGACGCCGCGCACCGCGGAGGTCCGCAGCGCGAGCGCCTGAGCTGCGGCAACCTCGCACACGCGTTCGCCGCGTGCGGTCCGACCGACAAGGGTCGCCTGCGCGCGGATGCCACGCCCAACCTCGGCATCATCAACGCCTACAACGACATGCTGTCGGCGCACCAGCCGTTCGAGCATTACCCGGAAATCATCCGCCAGGTGGCGCGCGACCTCGGTGCCACCGCGCAGGTCGCCGGCGGCGTACCGGCGATGTGCGATGGCGTGACCCAGGGCCGTCCCGGCATGGAGCTCTCGCTGTTCTCGCGCGATGTGATCGCGCAGGCCACGGCGATCTCGCTCAGCCACGACATGTTCGATTCCGCGCTGTACCTGGGCGTCTGCGACAAGATCGTCCCCGGCCTGCTGATCGGCGCGCTGGCGTTCGGCCACCTACCGGCCGTGTTCGTCCCCGCCGGTCCGATGACGCCGGGCATTCCGAACAAGGAAAAAGCCGCTGTCCGCGAACGCTATGCGGCCGGCCAGGCGACGCGCGAGGAACTGCTGGAGGCCGAAGCCGCGAGCTACCACGCCGCCGGCACCTGCACGTTCTACGGCACGGCGAATTCCAACCAGGTGCTGCTGGAAGCGATGGGCCTGCAACTGCCGGGCACCTCTTTCGTCAATCCCGACCAGCCTCTGCGCGACGTGCTGACGCGTGCGGCCGCGGACCGCGCCCTGCGCATCACGGCGCTGGGCGATGACTATCGTCCGATCGGCCGCCTCATCGACGAGCGCGCCATCGTCAACGCGATGGCCGCGCTGATGGCCACCGGTGGTTCCACCAACCACACGATCCACTGGATCGCCGTCGCGCGCTCGGCGGGCGTGGTGCTGACGTGGGACGACATGGATGTGATCGCCCAGACCGTGCCGCTGCTGGCGCGCGTGTATCCCAACGGCGAAGCCGACGTGAACCGTTTCGCTGCCGCCGGCGGTACCCAGTTCGTGTTCCGCGAACTGCTCGATGCGGGCCTCATGCACGACCTGCCGACGATCGTGCCGGGCGGCATGCGCGCGTTCTGCGACGAGCCGCGCCTGCAGGACGGTGGCCTCGCCTACGCGCCGGGCATCGCCCAGAGCGCAGATGAAGACGTGGTGCGCCCGGTGGCACGCGCGTTCGAAGCGCAGGGCGGCCTGCGCCTGCTGCGCGGCAACCTCGGCCGCTCGCTGATCAAGACCTCGGCGGTGAAGCCGGAGTACCGTTTCATCGAAGCGCCCGCCGTCGTCGTCGACGATCCGCGCGCGCTCAACAAGCTGCACGCCGCCGGCGCGCTACCGCAGGATTTCGTCGCCGTCGTCCGCTACCAGGGACCGCGCGCCAACGGCATGCCGGAACTGCATTCGCTCGCGCCCTTGCTGGGCCTGCTGCAGAACCAGGGCCGCCGTGTCGCACTGGTCACCGACGGTCGCCTGTCCGGCGCCTCCGGCAAGATTCCCGCCGCCATCCACCTGACCCCGGAAGCCGCGCGGGGTGGCCCGCTCGCGAAGCTGCGCGAAGGCGACATCCTGCGCCTGGATGCCGAGGCCGGGACATTGGAAGCGCTCGTCGACGCCGACGAGTGGGCCGCGCGCGAACTGGCGCCCAACACCACGCCGGCCGGGCTCGACCTCGGTCGCAACCTGTTCGCCGTGAACCGCGATGTCGTCACCGCCGCCGATCGCGGCGGCATGTCCATCTCCTGCGGCCTGCCGTTCCACGACGGCACCTGGGAGTACGACGCGGAATACGAACTCGGCGACACCGCGCTGGCGGCCGAAGCCCCGCACGAAGCCAAGGACGCCTGA
- a CDS encoding bifunctional 4-hydroxy-2-oxoglutarate aldolase/2-dehydro-3-deoxy-phosphogluconate aldolase, producing MTIEARQQKAATLLHAAGILPVVTVHTLDEARRVSEALLKGGLPAIELTLRTPVAMEALAMLKKELPDIVIGAGTVLTTEQMKQSIDAGADFLVTPGTPPALADALAAADIPVVPGAATPTELLALMARGFRVCKLFPATAVGGLAMLKGLAGPLSELKICPTGGITEDTAADYLSQPNVVCIGGSWMVPKGWLDNGEWDKVTASSAKAAAIVKGVRG from the coding sequence ATGACCATCGAAGCCCGCCAGCAGAAAGCCGCCACCCTCCTCCACGCCGCCGGCATCCTGCCGGTCGTCACCGTGCACACGCTGGATGAAGCACGTCGCGTGTCGGAGGCGCTGCTCAAGGGCGGCCTGCCAGCGATCGAACTGACGCTGCGCACGCCGGTGGCGATGGAGGCGTTGGCGATGCTGAAGAAGGAACTGCCGGACATCGTGATCGGCGCCGGCACGGTGCTGACCACGGAGCAGATGAAGCAATCCATCGATGCCGGTGCCGACTTCCTGGTCACGCCCGGTACGCCGCCGGCGCTGGCCGACGCACTGGCCGCCGCCGACATTCCGGTGGTGCCCGGCGCCGCCACACCGACCGAATTGCTGGCGTTGATGGCGCGCGGTTTCCGCGTCTGCAAGCTGTTTCCCGCCACCGCCGTCGGCGGCCTGGCCATGCTCAAGGGCCTGGCCGGTCCGCTGTCGGAGTTGAAGATCTGCCCCACCGGCGGCATCACCGAAGACACCGCGGCCGACTACCTGTCGCAGCCGAACGTGGTCTGCATCGGCGGTTCGTGGATGGTGCCGAAGGGCTGGCTGGACAACGGCGAGTGGGACAAGGTCACCGCCAGTTCGGCCAAGGCCGCCGCTATCGTCAAGGGCGTGCGCGGCTGA
- a CDS encoding discoidin domain-containing protein — MVSTFARLTAGWVLLPAVCAGAHAANPVRVLDAFDDASTWRVVTSNQVSGALRPVEGVDGKAMCLDYDFNGVSGHAGIQRDLVLEYPQNYQFGFQLRGDSPRNDLQFKVIDASGDNVWWVNRPKYDFPSDWTPVRYKTRHIDKAWGPDPDRVLRKSVRLEYTIYNNVGGKGSVCFDQLTFQPLPVDDGAPLTGRASANVAFPAGPAAMAVDGKSDTAWSADLHGDKDPQLTLDLGKVREFGGLVLDWKAGQHASDYLVQVSDDGARWRDVRTVVDGNGERDYLALPESEARYIRLSVGDGPGTSFALAGLEVRPLAFAAHPNDLIKAMAADAPKGWFPRGFSGEQPYWTIVGLDGGREQGLIGEDGAIELYKGGASIEPFVVSDGELISWADVNAKQSLQDDYLPIPSVTWTHPQFSLKTTAFVEGKVERSRLLARYVLTNTSGQERDYAIVLAIRPWQVNPPAQFLNTPGGFSAISALKMRESSISINGDRAVQLRFVPTSSLASSLDSGEVVGRLNTVDWRAYMARPYDAGVPLQGGEVSDSVVDSTGMASGASVLRVRLRPGESREIGWTSMLTDDGVKPAGPPAPPPVTMEEEQAAVSAYWRSRLDEMKLQVPAAGQPVADTLRTALAHMLISRIGPRLQPGTRSYSRSWIRDGAMISEGLLRLGRPEVVKEYVEWYAPYQFKNGKVPCCVDDRGSDPVPENDSHGELIFNIAEYYRYTGDKAFLRAMWPHVQGAFAYMEELRLSERTEANRAVNAAFYGMMPASISHEGYSAKPMHSYWDNFWALRGYKDAVEVAEALGEVGEAKRMAASRDQFRDDLYASLRAATERNKIDYLPGAAEIGDFDPTSTTIALAPGGEQGKLPAHLLDNTFQRYWREFVQRRDGQREWKDYTPYEWRNVAAFVRLGWRERAWEVLDFFFKDRAPQPWNQWAEVVSRTPRKPFFVGDLPHAWVASDFVRSALDMFAYTREVDDSLVLAAGVPAAWLDGQGIAIDGLRTPNGVLGYQLRNADGRLQLDVKAGMTLPAGGLVLPWPYAGEPGETRINGKPAQWTNGELRITTLPAKVSIRTR, encoded by the coding sequence ATGGTGTCGACTTTCGCCCGCCTGACGGCCGGGTGGGTATTGCTTCCGGCGGTCTGCGCCGGTGCCCACGCCGCCAATCCCGTGCGCGTGCTGGATGCGTTCGATGACGCGTCCACGTGGCGCGTGGTCACGTCCAATCAGGTCAGCGGCGCCCTGCGCCCGGTCGAGGGCGTGGATGGCAAGGCGATGTGCCTGGACTACGACTTCAACGGCGTGTCGGGTCATGCGGGCATCCAGCGCGATCTGGTGCTCGAGTATCCGCAGAACTACCAGTTCGGTTTCCAGCTCCGTGGCGATTCGCCGCGCAATGACCTTCAGTTCAAGGTCATCGACGCCAGCGGCGACAACGTATGGTGGGTCAACCGGCCGAAGTACGATTTCCCGAGCGACTGGACGCCGGTGCGCTACAAGACGCGCCACATCGACAAGGCCTGGGGCCCGGATCCGGACCGCGTGCTGCGCAAGAGCGTCAGGCTGGAATACACGATCTACAACAACGTCGGCGGCAAGGGCTCGGTCTGCTTCGACCAGCTGACGTTCCAGCCGCTGCCCGTCGATGACGGCGCGCCGCTGACGGGCAGGGCGAGCGCCAATGTCGCGTTCCCCGCCGGTCCGGCTGCAATGGCAGTGGACGGGAAATCCGATACCGCCTGGTCCGCGGACCTGCATGGCGACAAGGATCCGCAGCTGACGCTGGACTTGGGCAAGGTGCGTGAGTTCGGTGGTTTGGTGCTCGACTGGAAGGCGGGCCAACACGCGTCCGACTATCTCGTGCAGGTCTCGGACGATGGCGCGCGCTGGCGCGATGTCCGCACGGTGGTGGACGGCAATGGCGAACGCGACTACCTGGCGCTGCCGGAATCCGAAGCGCGCTACATCCGCCTGTCCGTTGGTGATGGTCCGGGCACGTCGTTCGCGCTCGCCGGGCTGGAGGTCAGGCCGCTGGCCTTCGCCGCGCATCCCAACGATCTGATCAAGGCGATGGCCGCCGACGCGCCGAAGGGCTGGTTCCCGCGCGGATTCAGTGGCGAGCAGCCGTACTGGACCATCGTCGGCCTGGATGGCGGACGAGAACAGGGCCTGATCGGCGAGGACGGCGCCATCGAGTTGTACAAAGGGGGCGCCAGTATCGAACCCTTTGTGGTCAGCGATGGGGAGTTGATCTCATGGGCTGACGTCAACGCCAAGCAATCATTGCAGGATGACTACCTGCCGATTCCATCGGTAACCTGGACCCATCCTCAATTTTCTCTGAAGACGACGGCTTTCGTTGAGGGGAAAGTCGAGCGTTCGCGCTTGCTGGCGCGGTACGTACTCACCAACACGTCTGGCCAGGAGCGCGACTATGCGATTGTCCTGGCGATCCGGCCTTGGCAGGTAAACCCGCCAGCACAATTTCTCAATACCCCAGGTGGATTCAGCGCGATCAGCGCGTTGAAGATGCGTGAAAGCAGTATCTCCATCAACGGCGATCGTGCTGTGCAGCTACGCTTCGTGCCGACCTCCTCGCTTGCCAGCAGCCTGGATTCTGGTGAGGTTGTGGGGCGACTTAATACGGTCGACTGGCGCGCCTACATGGCGCGTCCTTATGACGCGGGCGTGCCGTTGCAGGGGGGAGAAGTCAGTGACAGTGTGGTCGATTCCACTGGAATGGCGTCCGGTGCAAGTGTCTTGCGTGTGAGATTGCGTCCCGGAGAAAGTAGGGAAATCGGCTGGACGTCGATGCTCACCGACGACGGAGTGAAGCCGGCCGGGCCGCCAGCCCCGCCGCCGGTGACCATGGAGGAAGAGCAGGCAGCTGTGTCCGCATATTGGCGCAGCAGGTTGGACGAAATGAAGCTGCAAGTGCCGGCCGCAGGTCAGCCTGTCGCCGATACGCTGCGCACTGCGCTGGCGCACATGCTGATCTCGCGGATCGGGCCGCGCCTGCAGCCCGGCACGCGCTCGTACTCGCGCAGCTGGATCCGCGACGGCGCCATGATTTCCGAAGGCCTGCTGCGCCTGGGGCGCCCGGAAGTGGTGAAGGAGTACGTCGAGTGGTACGCGCCGTACCAGTTCAAGAACGGCAAGGTGCCGTGCTGCGTGGACGATCGCGGCAGCGATCCCGTGCCGGAGAACGACAGCCACGGCGAGCTGATCTTCAACATCGCCGAGTACTACCGCTACACCGGCGACAAGGCTTTCCTGCGGGCGATGTGGCCGCACGTGCAGGGCGCGTTCGCCTACATGGAAGAACTCCGCCTCAGTGAGCGCACCGAGGCCAACCGCGCCGTCAACGCGGCGTTCTACGGGATGATGCCGGCCTCGATCAGCCACGAAGGCTACTCGGCCAAGCCGATGCATTCGTACTGGGACAACTTCTGGGCGCTGCGCGGCTACAAGGATGCCGTCGAGGTGGCCGAGGCGTTGGGCGAGGTGGGCGAGGCGAAGCGCATGGCGGCCTCGCGCGACCAGTTCCGCGATGACCTCTATGCCTCACTGCGTGCGGCGACCGAGCGCAACAAGATCGACTACCTCCCCGGTGCGGCCGAGATCGGCGATTTCGATCCGACTTCGACCACCATCGCGCTCGCGCCGGGCGGCGAGCAGGGCAAGCTGCCGGCCCATCTGCTGGACAACACCTTCCAGCGCTACTGGCGCGAATTCGTGCAGCGCCGCGACGGTCAGCGCGAGTGGAAGGACTACACGCCGTACGAGTGGCGCAACGTCGCCGCGTTCGTGCGGCTGGGCTGGCGCGAACGGGCATGGGAAGTGCTGGACTTCTTCTTCAAGGATCGCGCACCGCAGCCCTGGAACCAGTGGGCGGAGGTCGTGTCGCGCACGCCGCGCAAGCCGTTCTTCGTCGGCGATCTTCCGCACGCCTGGGTCGCCTCGGATTTCGTGCGCTCGGCGCTGGACATGTTCGCGTACACCCGTGAGGTCGACGACAGCCTGGTGTTGGCGGCCGGCGTGCCGGCGGCGTGGCTCGATGGCCAGGGCATCGCGATCGACGGGCTGCGCACGCCCAATGGCGTGCTGGGTTACCAGCTGCGCAACGCCGACGGACGACTCCAGTTGGACGTGAAGGCAGGCATGACGCTCCCCGCCGGTGGCCTGGTGCTGCCGTGGCCCTATGCAGGCGAGCCGGGCGAAACCCGCATCAACGGCAAGCCCGCGCAATGGACGAACGGCGAGCTGCGTATCACGACGCTGCCGGCGAAGGTCAGCATCCGCACACGCTGA
- a CDS encoding carbohydrate ABC transporter permease, translating to MNNRLAAIAVNGLLVALAVVSLGPLLWMLSVSFMQTGEAGHFPPPLLPSAPTLDNYRDLFVRAGMGRYLVNSFIVSTSVMLLSLLFNTMAGYAFAKLRFRGRDSTFRALLAALVIPAQVAMMPLFLLLKQMGLVNTYAGAIVPGMAAIFGIFLVRQYARSIPDELLEAARIDGASEARIFFQIVLPGLKPILVTLAIFSFLGAWNDFMWPLIVLSDDALQTLPVALAALSREHVMDYELMMAGSVVTILPVLLLFLVLQRYYIQGLLLGSVKG from the coding sequence ATGAACAACCGTCTCGCCGCGATCGCCGTGAACGGTCTGCTGGTGGCCCTGGCGGTCGTCAGCCTCGGGCCGCTGCTGTGGATGCTGTCGGTGTCCTTCATGCAGACCGGCGAAGCCGGCCATTTCCCACCGCCGCTGCTGCCGTCCGCGCCCACGCTGGACAACTACCGCGACCTGTTCGTGCGCGCCGGCATGGGCCGCTATCTGGTGAACAGCTTCATCGTCTCGACCAGCGTCATGCTGCTCTCGCTGCTGTTCAACACCATGGCCGGCTACGCGTTCGCCAAGCTGCGCTTCAGGGGCCGCGACAGTACCTTTCGCGCGCTGCTCGCCGCGCTGGTGATCCCGGCACAGGTCGCGATGATGCCGCTGTTCCTGCTGCTCAAGCAGATGGGGCTGGTGAACACCTATGCCGGCGCCATCGTGCCGGGCATGGCGGCGATCTTCGGCATCTTCCTCGTGCGACAGTACGCGCGCTCGATCCCCGATGAACTCCTCGAGGCCGCCCGCATCGACGGCGCCAGCGAGGCGCGCATCTTCTTCCAGATCGTGCTGCCGGGCCTCAAGCCCATCCTGGTGACGCTGGCGATCTTCAGCTTCCTCGGCGCCTGGAATGATTTCATGTGGCCGCTGATCGTGCTGAGCGACGACGCGCTGCAGACCCTTCCCGTGGCGCTGGCGGCGTTGTCGCGCGAGCACGTGATGGACTACGAACTGATGATGGCCGGCTCGGTCGTCACCATCCTGCCGGTGCTGCTGCTGTTCCTCGTGCTGCAGCGCTACTACATCCAGGGCTTGCTGCTGGGCAGCGTGAAGGGCTGA
- a CDS encoding sugar ABC transporter permease — MRSSHALAGWLFAAPALTVIVVFFGLPVLAAFVLSLTDFDIYALADIGNLRFVGLDNYLGLLQNPLFWKSLGNTVYFVVVGVPLSVAVSLGAALLLHSKLGRFKGFFRTAFFAPVVTTVVAVAVIWRYLFHTKYGLVNWGLSWVGVDAVDWLGDPTWAMPTIILFAVWKNFGYNMIIFLAGLQSIPEDLYEAARIDGASRWAQFRHVTLPQLGPVLLLVGILTMAGYFQLFAEPYVMTQGGPLESTKSVLYLMYEEGFKWWNLGNASAVAFLLFILMTVVTSGLLWFARKRGVE, encoded by the coding sequence ATGAGGTCCTCGCACGCGCTCGCGGGGTGGCTGTTCGCCGCGCCGGCCCTGACCGTCATCGTCGTGTTCTTCGGGTTGCCGGTACTGGCCGCGTTCGTGCTGAGCCTCACCGATTTCGATATCTACGCGCTGGCCGACATCGGCAACCTGCGCTTCGTCGGCCTCGACAACTACCTCGGTCTGCTGCAGAACCCGCTGTTCTGGAAGTCGCTGGGCAATACCGTCTATTTCGTCGTCGTGGGCGTGCCGCTTTCGGTGGCGGTGTCGCTGGGCGCCGCACTGCTGCTGCATTCCAAGCTGGGGCGTTTCAAGGGCTTCTTCCGCACCGCGTTCTTCGCACCCGTGGTCACCACGGTGGTCGCGGTGGCGGTGATCTGGCGCTATCTCTTCCACACCAAGTACGGCCTGGTGAACTGGGGCCTTTCGTGGGTGGGCGTGGACGCGGTGGACTGGCTGGGCGACCCGACCTGGGCGATGCCGACCATCATCCTGTTCGCCGTGTGGAAGAACTTCGGCTACAACATGATCATCTTCCTGGCCGGCCTGCAGAGCATCCCCGAGGATCTCTACGAAGCCGCGCGCATCGATGGCGCCTCGCGCTGGGCCCAGTTCCGCCACGTCACCCTGCCGCAACTCGGTCCGGTGCTGTTGCTGGTCGGCATCCTGACCATGGCCGGCTACTTCCAGTTGTTCGCCGAACCCTACGTGATGACCCAGGGTGGTCCGCTGGAGAGCACCAAGAGTGTGCTGTACCTGATGTACGAAGAAGGCTTCAAGTGGTGGAACCTGGGCAACGCATCGGCGGTGGCGTTCCTGCTCTTCATCCTGATGACGGTCGTCACCAGCGGCCTGCTGTGGTTCGCCCGCAAGCGGGGCGTGGAATGA
- a CDS encoding sugar ABC transporter substrate-binding protein → MRCCSLLVIVGLAVGLAGCARTEDTRTTVRFWVMGYEGEVVAKLLPEFERQHPDIHVDLQIVPWLSAHEKLLTAFAGDSLPDVCPIGNTWIPEFAALGALDPLDDEIGATAGFDQADFFPGVWDTGVIDGRAYAVPWYVETRLPFYRRDVLAKAGVKALPTSWAEWRIALRKVKQVAGEGNYSILLPLNEFEPLLSLAIQQPEPLLRDGGRYGNFRSEGFRHSLGFYKEMFDQGWAPVVTNNQISNVWDEFGKGFYSFYISGPWNIAKFKERLPAAQQDDWMTMPLPGPNGPGASLANGTSFVVFKNSPNKDAAWKLIAWLSSPQVQTEFHALTGDLPPRRSPWLTPALAEDPYAKAYREQLERAVSTPKVPEWERIATEMRLVGEQVANGRMTVDQAVEELDRRADRILEKRRWMLDHAKAGAAP, encoded by the coding sequence ATGCGCTGCTGTTCACTGCTCGTGATCGTCGGCCTTGCCGTAGGGTTGGCAGGCTGCGCGCGCACCGAAGACACGCGCACGACGGTGCGTTTCTGGGTGATGGGGTATGAAGGCGAGGTGGTGGCGAAGCTGCTGCCCGAATTCGAACGTCAGCATCCGGACATCCATGTCGACCTGCAGATCGTGCCGTGGCTGTCGGCACACGAGAAACTGCTGACGGCCTTCGCGGGCGATTCGCTGCCCGACGTCTGCCCGATCGGCAACACGTGGATCCCGGAGTTCGCCGCACTCGGCGCACTGGATCCTCTCGACGACGAGATCGGGGCGACGGCGGGTTTCGACCAGGCCGATTTCTTTCCCGGCGTCTGGGATACCGGCGTGATCGACGGCCGCGCCTACGCGGTGCCGTGGTATGTCGAGACGCGCCTGCCGTTCTACCGCCGCGACGTGCTCGCGAAGGCCGGCGTGAAAGCGCTGCCCACCAGCTGGGCCGAGTGGCGCATCGCGCTGCGCAAGGTCAAGCAGGTGGCGGGCGAGGGCAACTACTCGATCCTGCTGCCGCTCAACGAGTTCGAGCCCTTGTTGAGCCTGGCCATCCAGCAGCCCGAGCCGTTGCTGCGCGACGGCGGACGCTACGGCAACTTTCGCAGCGAAGGCTTTCGCCACTCGCTGGGTTTCTACAAGGAGATGTTCGACCAGGGTTGGGCTCCGGTGGTGACCAACAACCAGATCTCGAACGTGTGGGACGAGTTCGGTAAGGGCTTCTATTCGTTCTACATCTCCGGTCCCTGGAACATCGCCAAGTTCAAGGAGCGGCTGCCGGCCGCGCAGCAGGACGACTGGATGACGATGCCGCTGCCCGGACCGAACGGCCCCGGCGCGTCGCTGGCCAACGGCACCAGTTTCGTGGTGTTCAAGAACTCGCCGAACAAGGACGCGGCCTGGAAGCTCATCGCCTGGCTGTCGTCGCCGCAGGTGCAGACCGAATTCCATGCCCTGACGGGCGACCTGCCGCCGCGCCGTTCCCCGTGGCTGACGCCGGCGCTGGCCGAGGATCCGTACGCCAAGGCTTATCGCGAGCAACTGGAGCGTGCCGTGTCGACGCCGAAGGTGCCGGAATGGGAGCGTATCGCCACGGAGATGCGGCTCGTCGGCGAGCAGGTCGCGAACGGGCGCATGACGGTGGATCAGGCGGTCGAAGAACTGGATCGCCGCGCCGACCGCATCCTTGAGAAGCGTCGCTGGATGCTGGACCACGCCAAGGCGGGGGCCGCGCCATGA